The following DNA comes from Cylindrospermopsis curvispora GIHE-G1.
TAATCACTCTAAAAGAAGCTATAATAGGGTAATTCGTAGTTACATATCTTATTTAGATGATATCCATATAGCTAATTCTACTGCTTCTCATTTTAGAGATTACCAGGAATATCTCTATCAATCTGGTAAAACTATTAATACTATTAACACTTACACCAATATAATAAAATCCTTCTTTACTTTTCTTAGGGATGAGAGTGTACTTCCTACTAATATCACCCATCGTGTTAAATCTCCTAAGCCTGTCTCTGCTTTACGTGAAAGAATTTTAACTCGAGCAGAAGTAGATGCTATGATTACATTAGAAACTAATACACGTAATCGACTTATCTTACAGCTATTATTCTTTTGTGGACTTAGAGTTAGTGAATTAACTATACTTCTCTGGGCAGATATTAAAGATAATGGTTCTACTGCTTATGTTCATATTACTG
Coding sequences within:
- a CDS encoding tyrosine-type recombinase/integrase, with the translated sequence MSTIYVLSNPSTTITKEDSITNAINQWLYGKSNHSKRSYNRVIRSYISYLDDIHIANSTASHFRDYQEYLYQSGKTINTINTYTNIIKSFFTFLRDESVLPTNITHRVKSPKPVSALRERILTRAEVDAMITLETNTRNRLILQLLFFCGLRVSELTILLWADIKDNGSTAYVHITGKGNKQRTLIIPPLLWTSLKSHKTTNESPVFKSRKGGKNLTQKAVWDIVRTASKRIGISASPHWLRHTHATLALHNGADINQVSTSLGHSSVATTTKYLHARPNDCSSLYL